The Candidatus Sysuiplasma acidicola genome contains the following window.
AATCAGATCGGCCGTGAAGGTCGCGGAGAGGACAGGGAAGCCGCCAATAGAGTCGATTTTTGAGAATGTATACGAGGAGATGCCCTGGAACTTGAAAGAGCAACAGGATGAGACGGTTGCAAGATACGGCAGAAACTACAGAGGAGAGTGAGCCTGATGGTCGTTGAAACGCTGCTTCAGGCAGTCACCGATGCCTTGCGCACGGAGATGGAAGCCGATGACAGGGTTGTCCTGTTAGGAGAGGATGTCGGAAGAGACGGCGGCGTCTTCAGGGCAACAGAGGGACTCATAGACGCATTCGGAGCAGGGAGGGTCATGGACGCGCCGCTAAATGAGGCTGGGATAATCGGCGTGGCCACGGGTATGGCGATGTACGGAATGAGACCCGTTGCGGAAATACAGTTCATGGATTTTATATATCCCGGTTTTGACCAGATTGTAAGCGAAGCCTCGAAAATCAGGTACAGATCAGGAGGGACATATTCCGTGCCGATGGTCATCAGGACACCTTACGGCGGAGGCATCAAGGGCGGTATATACCATTCACAGAGCACCGAGGCGTATTTCACCCATACACCTGGTGTGAAAGTGGTTTCGCCGTCGACGCCGTATGATGCGAAGGGTCTGCTCATCTCATCGATGAGGGATCCGGACGTCGTCCTCTTTCTGGAACCGAAGCGTATATACAGGTCGTTCAAGGAGGAAGTGCCTGAAGGGCATTACACTGTGCCCCTCGGAAAAGCAAAGACGGTGAGGGAAGGAAAGGATGTAACACTCGTGTCGTACGGCGCATCCGTTCACACATGCATCCGGGCCGCAGAAGAGGCTTCGAAAGAGGGTATTTCCGCCGAGGTCGTGGACCTGAGAACGCTCGTTCCAGTCGATATTGAGGCGCTGCTTGCATCCGTGAACAAAACGGGAAGGCTGATTGTCGTGAATGAGGCGAACAAGACCGGAAGTTTTGCAGGAGAGATTTCCGCACTCGTTGCGGAAAGAGCCATAGACATCCTGCGTGCTCCGATTTACAGGGTTTCGGGTTTCGACGTACCATTCAGTTATACATGGGAAAACGTCTTTATGCCGGATGCGGCGAGAGTGCTTGAATACATCAGAAAGTCAGTCAACTACTGAAGAGTGATTTGATTGAAGAAAGAATTTAAACTGCCAGATGTCGGCGAAGGTGTAGCAGAGGGAGAGATAAGAAAGTGGCTTGTGAAGGAGGGAGAGAGCGTCAGGGAATTCCAGCCGCTCGCCGAAATAATGACCGACAAAGTGAATGTCGAAATGACTTCGCCGTTCACCGGCAAGATACTGAAGCTGAATGCCGGGGAAGGACGAGTCGTCAAAGTTGGCGAAGTGATAATGGAGGTTGAGGTCGAAGAGGAAACCGGTGCGCCGAAGGAGAAGAAACCGGAGCCTGCCACACCTGCACGCGCGTCAGCCGGAGAGGCGGCCCGTTCACAGAGTACAGCGGAACACATCCGGGCGACGCCGGCTGTCAGGAAGAGGGCGAGGGAACTTGGCGTCGACATTTCAACGGTTAAACCTGCAGATCCTTCAGGCAGGGTCACCACCGAGGACGTGGAGGCTGCGGCAAAGAAAGGCAGCACAGGCGCAGCAGCGACAACCGCCGGCCGCGTACCAGAACAACATGATGCGGTCGAGCGCATACCCGTTCAAGGCATAAGACGCAGGATCTTCGAAAGAATGGCCGAATCGAAGAGAAACATACCGCACTTCAGCTATGTTGACGAAGTGGACATGACCAGCATAGTCCATGCGAGGGACATACTGGCAAGAAAGTATGGGGATCGTGTCAAGGTCACCTTTCTGCCGTTCATAATAAAGGCGACAGTGGAATCGCTGAAGGAGTTCCCGTATCTCAATGCATCATACGACGAGAAGACAAACGAGATTGTGCTTAAGAAGCATCACAACATAGGAGTTGCTGTTGCGACAGAAGCCGGGCTCATCGTTCCAAACATAAAAGATGCGGACACCAAGAGCATTGAACAGCTGGCTAAAGAGGTGGAGGAACTCGCATCGAAGGCAAGGGCAGGGAGTCTGTCTCTTCCTGAGGTGCAGGGAGGCACGTTTACCATTACCAATGTCGGCCCCATAGGCGGATTGCTCTCGTCCCCGGTGATAAACTACCCGGAAAGCGCAATACTCGCCATACACAGGGTCCAGCAGCGGCCGGTGGTCCGCAATGGGCAGATCATAATCAGGGATATGATGTACTTCACCGTTGCCTGCGATCACAGAATAGTTGACGGGGCGGTGGCCGCACGGTTCGGTAACAGGCTGATAGAGTACCTTGAGCATCCGTTCCTGATGAAGCTGGAATTCTGATGGACAGATATGATGTTGTTGTGATTGGGGGTGGCCCTGCAGGTTATCCGTGCGCCATACGGCTTGCGCAGCTCGGCAGGAAGGTTCTGCTAGTCGAAAAGGAGAGCATAGGCGGCGAGTGCCTCAACTTCGGATGCATTCCCTCCAAGACAATAATACAGGCGGCGGACACGATAAGCAGATTCAAAGCGCTTGGTGAGAGCGGCATTGTGGACGCGGGCAAGGCGGACGTGAATATGGCAAAAATGCAGCAGTACAAGGAAGCAGTTGTGGCGAAGCTCACAAAGGGGGTGTCCGCACTCCTCCGATCGAACGGCGTTCAGACTATGCACGGAAAAGCGAAACTGGCTGGAAGAGGCGAAATCGATGTGGAGGGACACGGAAAGATAGCGTGTGCCAACGCCGTTATCGCCACCGGAACGGTGTTCAGCGAACTGCCTTCTCTCCCATTCGATCACAAGACAGTCATCGACGCCAGGGATTTCCTGTCGCTCGACAAGGTTCCGGAAAAACTGCTTGTCGTAGGCGGCGGCTATATAGGACTGGAACTCGGCGTCGCGGCCGCGAAAATGGGGAGCAGGGTCAGCATCGTCGAAGTCATGCAGCAGATAATGCCGGGCACCGATCAGGAAGTGCTCCGTGTTGTCATGAAGAGTCTTGAAAGACTGGTAATATCCGTGTTCACCGGCTCGACAGTGGAATCGCTCGGCAGGAAGAAAGAAGGCGCGGTCGCCTCCGTCAGGAAGCATGACGGCAGTCTTGTCGACATCGCAACAGATGTCGTCCTGGTCAGCGTGGGCAAACGCTCCGCGACAGGCACGCTCGGGCTCGAACATGCGAACGTCGCGACAGACGCAAAGGGATTCATTACAGTGGATGATCGGTGCAGGACAAGCTCTGACTGGGTCTATGCGGCGGGCGATGTCACCGGACCGCCGTTCCTTGCACACAGGGCAACAGCAATGGGGCATGTCGCTGCCGAAGCAATATGCGGCCTGCCGTCCGCGATGGATCAGAAGGTCATGCCTGTAGCCGTCTTCACCGATCCGGAGATATCGGCGGCAGGCATGTCTCAGGAACAGGCCGTTGCGGCAGGCATAAAGACAAAGACGGTAAAGTTTCCCTATGCGGCCTCGGGAAGAGCGCTTTCCCTCGGGGATACAGAGGGGTTCGTCAGACTCGTGATCGATGAAGAATACGATACAGTCATTGGTGCGCAGATTGTCGGGCGTGAGGCATCGGAGCTGATAAGCGAAATTGCGCTTGCAATAGAGATGGGAGCAACCGCGGAAGACATAGCGCTGACAGTGCATCCGCACCCGACGCTTCCGGAGATGATCATGGAAGCGGCCGAAGTTGCCGAAAAAAAACCGACACATATTTTCATTAAATGATGATACCATGCAGAGCGAATATGCCGTGGACAGTGAAAAATTCCGCAGGAAGTGCAATGTTCTCAATATCGGCCTCACAGATTACGCATACGCGCTGAATCTGCAGCGCCGACTACTAGTCCTGAGGCAGAATTCTTCCATATACGATACGCTGGTTGTCACGGAACACATGCCGGTAATCACGTTCGGTAGAGGATACAGGGATGAGCTGCCGGAACTCAACGTGCCGGTTTTCTCGATTGAGAGGGGAGGGGAGGGCACCTACCATGGCCCCGGTCAGCTGGTCGCATACCCGATAATCAACCTCACGGAAAACGGCATCGGAGTCAGAAGGCTTGTTCAGGGAATGCTACGCGCTGGCGTTGCGGCGCTGAGTGCTACGGGTATTGATGCAGAGGCGAGACTCGATCCGGTGGGCATCTGGATCGGCGACAGGAAAATAGCATCGCTCGGCATCGCTGTGAAACGATGGGTTTCCTTTCACGGGCTGGCGATTAACCTGAACAACGATCTCGATGGTTTTGCGCTCATCAATCCATGCGGCATGAGCGCATCGACGATCACATCTGCAAAGAAAGTCCTCGGCCACAGCGTAGATTTCACTTTAGTACAGCAGGCGCTCATTGATGCATTCATGAAAGAATTTGATCTTCAGCCTTCTCCGGGAAGTCTGAGCGATCTGCCTGCAGAATGACCGCCGTCGTCGCAATGAGACTCGTTAAGCAACTGCAGGCGGCAGCGATGCATTGAGAGTCACGGCAGAGACTGCAATTGTTAGCTGAAAACAAAAAGTGTTAAGAACTGGGACGAATTGAGCTGTTGCAATGTTTCCAGTTCCAACAAAATTTTTCGTGACCTCCGGCAAGGCAGTCAGCAAAGTTTCAGATCTGAATGCATTTGATCAGGCGCTGATCCTTGCAGGGATAGGAGAACAGAATCTCGTCTCTGTGTCCTCGGTGCTCCCGGTTGGCATCAGAAAAATACCAAAGAGGGATCTGCCAAGAGGTATGGTAACACACTGCGTTCTTGCCCAGATGCGCGGGGGCGAAGGCGAGACAATATCCGCGGGTGTCGCTTACGGCTTCAGGGCTGACGGACAGGGCGGTTATGTCGCGGAAGGACACATGCATGGCACGAAGAAGAATATGACACAGATACTCGAATGGAAAATGGACGAGATGGCCAAGCTGAGGCGCATAAGATTCAAGAAGATAACGTATGTTGCCGAAGAGCTGGATATACCGCTTGACCACTACGGCGCATGCCTTGCGTCCGTCGTATTCACATTTGACGACTGAAAAGGCGGCGTGACAGTTGGTGCAGGTAATCGCTTGCCCAAAATGCGGCTTGGCCAAGATCTGCGCCGAAGGTGTGGCAACCACGCGGTGTTCGCATTGCAGCACGTCGATTCACGCAGACAGAGCAACTGTGTACTACAGCGGCGGAGACAGGGAGATGGCCATGGATGCTGTCTTTAAGATTAACGCACGCTCCGGCGCATTTTCAGCCGCCGGCAGGCAGAAGAAAAACGGCGACGGGAAGGGTGTGGCGGAACGAACTGTCCGCCGTCCACAAAGGAGTCGCAGCCTGGACAGTTTCCTTTCGGCGCGGAAGGCATTCTCAGGCGAAGAATTTGCAGCGTGGATGGAGCTCGGGGCAGACAGGACAGAGAGACTGATTGCCAAACTGCTCGAAAGCGGCAGGATTACAGCTCACAGGGACGGTCATTACGAAATCGTCAGATGAGCCTAACCGTTCCGGGGGCGGACGATTGGCCCTGCGGTCTGTTCAAATCAGCCTTTTCTTCTTCTCGCT
Protein-coding sequences here:
- a CDS encoding alpha-ketoacid dehydrogenase subunit beta, translating into MVVETLLQAVTDALRTEMEADDRVVLLGEDVGRDGGVFRATEGLIDAFGAGRVMDAPLNEAGIIGVATGMAMYGMRPVAEIQFMDFIYPGFDQIVSEASKIRYRSGGTYSVPMVIRTPYGGGIKGGIYHSQSTEAYFTHTPGVKVVSPSTPYDAKGLLISSMRDPDVVLFLEPKRIYRSFKEEVPEGHYTVPLGKAKTVREGKDVTLVSYGASVHTCIRAAEEASKEGISAEVVDLRTLVPVDIEALLASVNKTGRLIVVNEANKTGSFAGEISALVAERAIDILRAPIYRVSGFDVPFSYTWENVFMPDAARVLEYIRKSVNY
- a CDS encoding 2-oxo acid dehydrogenase subunit E2; this encodes MKKEFKLPDVGEGVAEGEIRKWLVKEGESVREFQPLAEIMTDKVNVEMTSPFTGKILKLNAGEGRVVKVGEVIMEVEVEEETGAPKEKKPEPATPARASAGEAARSQSTAEHIRATPAVRKRARELGVDISTVKPADPSGRVTTEDVEAAAKKGSTGAAATTAGRVPEQHDAVERIPVQGIRRRIFERMAESKRNIPHFSYVDEVDMTSIVHARDILARKYGDRVKVTFLPFIIKATVESLKEFPYLNASYDEKTNEIVLKKHHNIGVAVATEAGLIVPNIKDADTKSIEQLAKEVEELASKARAGSLSLPEVQGGTFTITNVGPIGGLLSSPVINYPESAILAIHRVQQRPVVRNGQIIIRDMMYFTVACDHRIVDGAVAARFGNRLIEYLEHPFLMKLEF
- the lpdA gene encoding dihydrolipoyl dehydrogenase; translated protein: MDRYDVVVIGGGPAGYPCAIRLAQLGRKVLLVEKESIGGECLNFGCIPSKTIIQAADTISRFKALGESGIVDAGKADVNMAKMQQYKEAVVAKLTKGVSALLRSNGVQTMHGKAKLAGRGEIDVEGHGKIACANAVIATGTVFSELPSLPFDHKTVIDARDFLSLDKVPEKLLVVGGGYIGLELGVAAAKMGSRVSIVEVMQQIMPGTDQEVLRVVMKSLERLVISVFTGSTVESLGRKKEGAVASVRKHDGSLVDIATDVVLVSVGKRSATGTLGLEHANVATDAKGFITVDDRCRTSSDWVYAAGDVTGPPFLAHRATAMGHVAAEAICGLPSAMDQKVMPVAVFTDPEISAAGMSQEQAVAAGIKTKTVKFPYAASGRALSLGDTEGFVRLVIDEEYDTVIGAQIVGREASELISEIALAIEMGATAEDIALTVHPHPTLPEMIMEAAEVAEKKPTHIFIK
- the lipB gene encoding lipoyl(octanoyl) transferase LipB, whose product is MQSEYAVDSEKFRRKCNVLNIGLTDYAYALNLQRRLLVLRQNSSIYDTLVVTEHMPVITFGRGYRDELPELNVPVFSIERGGEGTYHGPGQLVAYPIINLTENGIGVRRLVQGMLRAGVAALSATGIDAEARLDPVGIWIGDRKIASLGIAVKRWVSFHGLAINLNNDLDGFALINPCGMSASTITSAKKVLGHSVDFTLVQQALIDAFMKEFDLQPSPGSLSDLPAE
- a CDS encoding pyruvoyl-dependent arginine decarboxylase, with amino-acid sequence MFPVPTKFFVTSGKAVSKVSDLNAFDQALILAGIGEQNLVSVSSVLPVGIRKIPKRDLPRGMVTHCVLAQMRGGEGETISAGVAYGFRADGQGGYVAEGHMHGTKKNMTQILEWKMDEMAKLRRIRFKKITYVAEELDIPLDHYGACLASVVFTFDD